One segment of Desulfosudis oleivorans Hxd3 DNA contains the following:
- a CDS encoding 3-hydroxybutyryl-CoA dehydrogenase: protein MEVKTIMVIGAGQMGNGIAQVAAQAGYTTFMNDISEDLVDRGMTAIAGSLDRMVKKEKITADDKTAILGRITPAVTLDPASECDLVIEAVVEKMSIKADIFSALDRLAPGHAILASNTSSLPITGIAAHTGRPEKVIGMHFMNPVPVMKLVEVINGLATTPEVTATVRAVAEAMGKIPVECRDVPGFVSNRVLMVMINEALWELYEGVATAEGIDQIMKLGMNHPMGPLALADLIGLDTVLAILGVLQDGYGDPKYRPSPLLKSYVAAGWLGRKTGRGIYEYK, encoded by the coding sequence ATGGAAGTTAAAACCATAATGGTTATCGGCGCCGGCCAGATGGGCAACGGCATCGCCCAGGTGGCGGCCCAGGCCGGTTATACCACCTTTATGAACGATATCTCCGAAGACCTGGTGGACAGGGGCATGACCGCCATTGCCGGCAGCCTGGACCGGATGGTTAAAAAAGAAAAAATCACGGCTGACGACAAGACCGCCATCCTGGGCCGGATCACACCGGCGGTGACCCTGGACCCGGCGTCCGAATGCGACCTGGTAATAGAGGCGGTGGTGGAAAAAATGTCGATCAAGGCCGATATTTTCAGCGCCCTGGACCGGCTGGCCCCTGGCCACGCCATTCTGGCCAGCAACACATCCTCGCTTCCCATCACCGGCATTGCCGCCCATACCGGACGGCCGGAAAAGGTGATCGGCATGCATTTTATGAACCCTGTGCCGGTGATGAAGCTGGTGGAGGTCATCAACGGCCTGGCCACGACCCCGGAGGTGACGGCCACGGTGCGCGCGGTGGCCGAAGCCATGGGCAAAATACCGGTGGAGTGCCGGGACGTGCCCGGATTTGTCTCCAACCGGGTGCTCATGGTCATGATCAACGAGGCCCTGTGGGAACTTTACGAAGGCGTGGCCACGGCCGAAGGCATCGACCAGATTATGAAGCTGGGCATGAACCATCCCATGGGTCCCCTGGCCCTGGCCGACCTGATCGGCCTGGACACGGTGCTGGCCATTCTGGGCGTGCTTCAGGACGGGTACGGCGACCCCAAGTACCGGCCCTCTCCGCTGCTCAAGTCCTACGTGGCCGCCGGCTGGCTGGGCCGCAAAACCGGCAGGGGTATCTACGAATATAAGTAA
- a CDS encoding TerC family protein, protein MEHLADPNIWLALTALTALEIVLGIDNIVFIAILAGRLPEDQQAAGRRVGLALALITRILLLFSLTWIMRLTAPLFSVLDNPVSGRDIILIAGGLFLLAKSTVEIHAAIEGEADRHAERKGGIAPSFFSVVTQIMVLDIVFSLDSVITAIGLAQQIWVMVTAIVIAVGVMIVMADMVSAFIEKHPTVKMLALSFLLLVGLALIGDGVDLHIPRGYIYFAMGFSVFVEVLNLRIRGRKKSAA, encoded by the coding sequence ATGGAACACCTGGCAGACCCCAATATCTGGCTGGCCCTGACGGCGCTGACGGCCTTAGAGATTGTTCTGGGCATTGACAACATCGTGTTTATCGCCATTCTGGCGGGCCGGCTGCCGGAAGATCAGCAGGCCGCGGGAAGGCGCGTGGGCCTGGCCCTGGCCCTGATTACCCGAATCCTTTTGCTTTTTTCCCTGACCTGGATCATGCGGCTGACCGCGCCCCTGTTTTCGGTGCTGGACAACCCGGTGTCGGGCCGGGACATCATTTTAATCGCCGGGGGTTTGTTTCTGCTGGCCAAGAGCACGGTGGAGATTCACGCGGCCATCGAGGGAGAAGCGGACAGGCACGCGGAACGAAAGGGCGGCATCGCGCCCTCCTTTTTTTCCGTGGTAACCCAGATCATGGTGCTGGATATCGTGTTTTCCCTGGATTCGGTGATCACGGCCATCGGCCTGGCCCAGCAGATATGGGTGATGGTCACGGCCATCGTGATTGCCGTGGGGGTGATGATCGTGATGGCCGACATGGTGAGCGCCTTTATCGAAAAGCACCCCACGGTCAAGATGCTGGCCCTCTCCTTTCTGCTGCTGGTGGGCCTGGCCCTGATCGGCGACGGGGTGGACCTGCACATTCCGCGCGGCTACATCTATTTTGCCATGGGGTTTTCCGTGTTCGTGGAGGTCTTGAACCTGCGGATTCGCGGCCGGAAGAAAAGTGCGGCATGA